The following proteins are co-located in the Dietzia timorensis genome:
- a CDS encoding vWA domain-containing protein, which yields MAATRTSGGARGEMRPVPGGLAGHLVDFVDALRGKGISVGPSEAVDAAEAVVVLDLIDREALREALAATLIRRPTQRDIFDQMFNLWFPVARGFGGSAEADDAITIELPLDENGKVDPRALEDLIVDLLEQDTPEAMAQARALAELMVEQMGRYESTRGPSFSTYQTLGKLDASTIMQRILDGMIGENPDDPDGSGRIMEKAAAANLANQRVKGFFQQVADEVRRRTAEHSGRDRVANFAVGPSADHVDFLRANDADLQKLRTQVGPLARQLGHRLAARRKRIRRGDIDMRRTMRQSMSTGGVPMELVLRKPRKARPELVVLCDVSGSVSGFSHFTLQLVHSLREQFSRVRVFAFVDTVDEVTDFFSTGDDLAASMARMVREAEIVTYDGHSDYGFAFRGFAENYVHTLSPSGSVLILGDGRNNYRDPALGSLELITERARHVHWLNPEPKEYWGTSDSATPQYSEFVPMHECRNIAQLAAVVSQLLPV from the coding sequence ATGGCAGCGACCAGAACATCAGGGGGAGCGCGCGGGGAGATGCGTCCCGTGCCCGGTGGGCTCGCGGGGCATCTCGTCGATTTCGTCGACGCTCTACGTGGAAAGGGCATTTCGGTCGGCCCGTCCGAAGCGGTCGACGCAGCCGAGGCGGTCGTGGTCCTCGATCTCATCGATCGTGAGGCTCTCCGGGAGGCGCTCGCCGCGACACTTATCCGCCGACCGACGCAACGCGACATCTTCGATCAGATGTTCAATCTGTGGTTTCCCGTCGCCCGGGGCTTCGGCGGTTCCGCCGAGGCCGACGACGCGATCACCATCGAGCTGCCCCTCGACGAGAACGGCAAGGTCGACCCAAGGGCACTTGAGGATCTCATCGTCGACCTCCTCGAACAGGACACCCCGGAGGCGATGGCCCAAGCCCGCGCGCTCGCCGAACTCATGGTGGAGCAGATGGGGCGATACGAATCGACGCGCGGCCCGTCGTTCTCGACGTATCAAACGCTCGGCAAGCTCGACGCGTCGACGATCATGCAGCGCATACTCGACGGGATGATCGGCGAGAACCCGGACGACCCGGACGGCAGCGGGCGGATCATGGAAAAAGCTGCGGCCGCGAACCTCGCGAATCAGAGGGTAAAGGGATTTTTCCAGCAGGTCGCCGACGAAGTACGCCGCCGTACGGCCGAGCACTCCGGACGCGATCGCGTCGCTAACTTCGCGGTGGGGCCCTCGGCCGACCACGTGGACTTCCTTCGAGCCAACGACGCCGACCTGCAGAAGCTACGCACCCAGGTGGGGCCGCTGGCGAGACAGCTGGGCCATCGCCTGGCCGCCAGGCGCAAGCGAATTCGCCGAGGCGACATCGACATGCGGCGGACCATGCGTCAATCGATGTCCACAGGCGGCGTGCCGATGGAGCTGGTGCTCCGCAAGCCGCGCAAGGCCAGGCCCGAACTCGTGGTGCTTTGCGACGTGTCGGGCTCGGTGTCGGGGTTCAGCCACTTCACACTGCAACTGGTGCACAGCCTGCGCGAACAATTCTCCCGCGTGCGGGTGTTCGCGTTCGTCGATACCGTCGACGAGGTCACCGACTTCTTCTCGACCGGCGATGACCTGGCCGCATCGATGGCGCGCATGGTGCGCGAGGCCGAGATCGTCACCTACGACGGACACTCCGACTACGGCTTCGCCTTCCGCGGGTTCGCGGAGAACTACGTGCACACGTTGTCCCCGTCGGGCTCAGTGCTTATCTTGGGCGACGGGCGAAACAACTACCGCGACCCGGCGCTCGGTTCCCTCGAGCTCATCACCGAACGCGCGCGGCACGTTCACTGGCTCAACCCCGAACCCAAGGAATACTGGGGCACATCGGACTCGGCGACACCGCAATACTCCGAGTTCGTGCCGATGCACGAATGCCGCAACATCGCCCAGCTCGCCGCGGTCGTCTCGCAACTTCTGCCGGTATAA
- a CDS encoding AAA family ATPase, with protein sequence MDRARREHAALFSSIDDVIQKLETHGYLADRATATVVYLADQLGKPLLIEGPAGVGKTELSRAVAAANEAELVRLQCYEGVDEARALYEWNHAKQILRIQAGQGEGWDATRDSVFSEEFLLSRPLLTAIRRDDPTVLLIDEVDKADVEIEGLLLEVLSDFAVTIPELGTINATRRPFTVLTSNAARELSEALKRRCLYLHLDFPTPERERKILAARVPELDDRLAEQVVRAVGLLRAMALKKVPSVAETIDWARTLVSLGLDTLDDETVSQTLGVVLKHHSDQIRAAAELRVN encoded by the coding sequence ATGGACCGCGCTCGCCGCGAACACGCCGCCCTGTTCTCGAGCATCGACGACGTCATCCAGAAGCTTGAAACCCACGGATATCTCGCCGACCGCGCCACCGCGACGGTGGTATACCTGGCCGATCAGCTGGGTAAGCCGCTGCTCATCGAAGGCCCTGCCGGTGTCGGCAAGACCGAGCTGTCCCGAGCCGTAGCCGCGGCGAACGAGGCCGAGCTGGTGCGACTGCAGTGCTACGAGGGCGTCGACGAGGCCCGTGCACTTTACGAATGGAACCACGCCAAGCAGATCCTGCGAATCCAGGCAGGTCAGGGTGAGGGCTGGGACGCGACACGCGACTCGGTGTTCAGCGAGGAATTCCTGTTGTCCCGTCCGCTGCTCACCGCGATCCGGCGCGACGACCCTACGGTGCTGCTCATCGACGAGGTGGACAAGGCCGATGTCGAGATCGAGGGGCTGCTGCTGGAGGTTCTTTCCGATTTCGCGGTGACGATCCCCGAACTGGGAACGATCAACGCGACGCGGCGACCCTTCACGGTATTGACCTCGAACGCGGCCCGCGAGCTTTCCGAGGCGCTCAAACGCCGCTGCCTCTACCTGCACCTGGATTTCCCAACGCCCGAGCGTGAGCGCAAGATCCTCGCCGCCCGCGTGCCCGAGCTCGACGACCGACTTGCCGAACAGGTGGTGCGGGCCGTCGGGTTGTTGCGTGCGATGGCGCTCAAGAAGGTGCCGTCGGTCGCCGAGACGATCGACTGGGCGCGCACGCTCGTTTCCCTCGGCCTCGACACTCTGGATGACGAGACGGTGTCGCAGACGCTGGGCGTCGTTCTCAAGCACCACAGCGATCAGATTCGCGCGGCAGCGGAACTGCGGGTCAACTAG
- a CDS encoding glutamate-5-semialdehyde dehydrogenase, with protein sequence MTATDARTSKNSDQGSPDSGAVEDLREVVHAAARNARAAGKTLTLASTEERNSVLNAAADALEAAEAGILAANADDIDEQRSEGAPESMLDRLRLTADRIVGIAGGLRQVAGLPDPLGQVVRGSKLPNGMKLEQVRVPLGVVGMIYEGRPNVTVDAFGLAFKSGNAALLRGSRSARHSNEALVAVLRGVLSEFGYDANLVQLLPSESRESVTHLIQARGLVDVVIPRGGAGLIKAVVENAKVPAIETGTGNCHHYIHRDADIDEAIMLVANGKTRRCSVCNSTETVLLDSGLGEDAINKVAEGLVAKGITLHGDRPGMIEPTEADWAEEYLSNDLAFAVVDGLEGAVAHIDRWSTGHTEAISTTNVNVAQDFAALVDSAAVMINASTAWTDGEQFGFGAEIGISTQKLHARGPMGLQELTSTKWIATGRGHARP encoded by the coding sequence CGATTCGGGAGCCGTCGAGGATCTTCGGGAGGTAGTACATGCCGCCGCCCGCAACGCGCGAGCCGCTGGGAAGACGTTGACCCTCGCCTCGACCGAGGAACGCAACTCGGTACTCAACGCGGCCGCGGATGCACTCGAGGCGGCCGAGGCGGGCATTCTCGCGGCCAACGCCGACGATATCGACGAGCAGCGTTCCGAGGGCGCCCCAGAGTCGATGCTCGACCGGCTGCGGCTCACCGCTGATCGCATCGTCGGGATCGCCGGAGGGTTGCGACAGGTCGCAGGATTGCCGGACCCTCTGGGACAGGTCGTTCGCGGCTCGAAGCTTCCCAATGGGATGAAGCTCGAGCAGGTGCGAGTCCCGCTGGGCGTTGTCGGAATGATCTACGAGGGACGCCCGAACGTCACCGTCGACGCCTTCGGACTCGCCTTCAAATCGGGAAACGCGGCGCTTCTGCGGGGCTCGCGCTCGGCCCGCCACTCCAATGAAGCGCTCGTCGCGGTGCTGCGCGGCGTGCTCAGCGAATTCGGCTACGACGCCAACCTCGTTCAGCTCCTGCCCAGCGAATCACGCGAATCGGTGACCCATTTGATCCAGGCTCGCGGCCTCGTGGATGTGGTCATCCCGCGCGGCGGCGCCGGACTGATCAAGGCTGTCGTCGAGAACGCGAAGGTCCCGGCCATCGAAACGGGCACGGGCAATTGCCATCACTACATTCATCGCGATGCCGACATCGACGAGGCGATCATGCTCGTCGCCAACGGCAAGACTCGTCGCTGCAGCGTGTGCAATTCCACGGAGACGGTTCTGCTCGATTCCGGGCTCGGCGAGGACGCCATCAACAAGGTGGCCGAGGGACTCGTAGCCAAAGGGATCACCTTGCATGGTGACCGCCCCGGGATGATCGAGCCGACCGAAGCGGATTGGGCCGAGGAGTACCTGTCCAATGACCTGGCCTTCGCAGTCGTCGATGGCCTGGAAGGGGCGGTCGCGCACATCGACCGTTGGTCGACCGGCCACACTGAAGCCATCTCGACCACGAACGTCAACGTCGCCCAGGACTTTGCCGCGCTTGTCGACTCGGCTGCCGTGATGATCAACGCCTCGACCGCGTGGACCGACGGCGAGCAATTCGGTTTCGGCGCCGAGATCGGCATCTCGACGCAGAAGCTACACGCTCGCGGCCCCATGGGGTTGCAAGAGCTCACGAGTACCAAGTGGATCGCCACCGGCCGCGGACACGCGCGTCCCTGA